In Methanocaldococcus sp. FS406-22, the genomic stretch GGCAAAAACTGTTGAAGAACTTCCTCCAGAGTGCGGAGCTAAGCTTGTCCATTCTTTAACTGACGATAAAGAGCTTGCAAAGAACTTAATAAAAGAGTTATACTGCATAGAGCTTTTCTGGGATGAAAATTCCTGCATAGCTTGCGGTTCTTGTTTGGGGTGTGCAGCACTCACACTCAATAACTTTGTAGTAAATATAAATCATGACTACTGCCATCTATGTGCATCCTGCATATTTAGATGTCCTACAAACTCATTAAAATTCATTAAGGAGGAATAACCATGATTGAGCAAGTAAAAGAGGTTTATGAAAACGGATTTACCATATATAGAGATGGGGAAGTAGAAAAAAGAGAACTTACATGGAACGACGATGCCTGTGTTGGTTGTGGAATCTGTGCCGATATCTGTCCAGTAAGTGCTATTGCTATGGGACCTTTAGGAGCTATTGCTAAGGGAGATATTATAGCCCCAAAATTGGATATTGATAAAGATGTTTGTGTTTTGTGTGGAATGTGTGCTTCAGCATGTCCATTTGATGCTATGGATTTAAAAATTAACGGAAAGTCAATAAAAGAGGATGAAAGATATCCAAAGATTAAGAGAGATATTAAAATCTATCAAGATAAGTGTGTTTTGTGTGAGCAGTGTGAAATGGTTTGTCCTCAAGGGGCTATAGAAGTTGAGAGGGACTTACCAGAAAGAAAGAAGTTTGTTATTGGAGAGATAAACATAAACAAAGAAAAATGTGTTCTCTGTGGAATCTGTGCTGAATACTGTCCAGCAGATGCTATAAACTTAAAATACAACTATCCAACACCAACAAATCCAAAACCAATAACCGATATCGAAGTTGATAAAGATGCATGTGTATTTTGTAAGGTTTGTGAATTCGTTTGCCCACACGATGCTATTGAAGTTATCTGTTACAAGTGTCCAATGATGAAGAGAATTCCACAAGCAAAATTATATGATGACATTAAAGGAAAGGTTAATGTTGATAAAGATGCATGTGTAACATGTGGATGGTGTGCCTTTATATGTCCAGCTGGAGCTATTGAAGTTGAAAAACCATTCAAAGGAGAACTAATAATTGATGTTGATGCATGTAATGCCTGTGGAGCTTGTATTGCTATATGTCCATGTAGTGCCTTAGAATTCCCAGCACCAAAAGATAAGGCAGAGAAAGTCCCAAGAATTATTGTAAATCAGAACTTGTGTGTTTTATGTGGAGCTTGTGCTAAGGCATGTCCAGTCAATGCTATAAAAGTTAAGAGAACAGAAATCAACTTTGAAAGAGAACCAAAGGCAATTGCCTGGAAAGAGGCATTTAAAAAGTTAATGAGCCAATAAATTAAAAAATCACAAAGGTGAGGAAATGAAAACCTACGAGTTAGTAGTTTATCCAGAAAGATGCCATGGATGTGGAAACTGTGTTATCGCATGTCCGGTTAATGCCAAACATCCAGAGACATGGGGAGGTAAAGGGCCTTACAGTGATGATGTAGTTATTAGAGTTGAGAATGGGACAGTTACAGTAGTTAATCAAGATTTATGTGGTGGATGTGGAGCTTGTATAGAGGCATGCCCAGTTAATGCTATAGAATTAGTTTTTAAGAGAAAATAAGGTGAGATTATGAAGTTTTTCTTAAACACTGGGAGAACTATTTGGCAAGGAGA encodes the following:
- a CDS encoding transcriptional regulator, giving the protein MPEHILSGIKAIVAMKLRRKGLLQREIAKIIKSDRSIISHYLSGRYPKEKILKVAKTVEELPPECGAKLVHSLTDDKELAKNLIKELYCIELFWDENSCIACGSCLGCAALTLNNFVVNINHDYCHLCASCIFRCPTNSLKFIKEE
- the fwdF gene encoding tungsten-dependent formylmethanofuran dehydrogenase subunit FwdF, which produces MIEQVKEVYENGFTIYRDGEVEKRELTWNDDACVGCGICADICPVSAIAMGPLGAIAKGDIIAPKLDIDKDVCVLCGMCASACPFDAMDLKINGKSIKEDERYPKIKRDIKIYQDKCVLCEQCEMVCPQGAIEVERDLPERKKFVIGEININKEKCVLCGICAEYCPADAINLKYNYPTPTNPKPITDIEVDKDACVFCKVCEFVCPHDAIEVICYKCPMMKRIPQAKLYDDIKGKVNVDKDACVTCGWCAFICPAGAIEVEKPFKGELIIDVDACNACGACIAICPCSALEFPAPKDKAEKVPRIIVNQNLCVLCGACAKACPVNAIKVKRTEINFEREPKAIAWKEAFKKLMSQ
- a CDS encoding ATP-binding protein; this encodes MKTYELVVYPERCHGCGNCVIACPVNAKHPETWGGKGPYSDDVVIRVENGTVTVVNQDLCGGCGACIEACPVNAIELVFKRK